ACTTCGCCGCGCAAAACCTCATAGATGGACACAATATCCACACGCTCGAACCCGCCGAGCTTGCACGCGTGCGCCATTTCCATTTCACAGTTGGTTCCGTTGCCGGTTACCACGATGGCTTTGATTTCGCCCACTTCGTCGCCGCTCCTTATCAGAAATCCAACGTGCGCTGCCACGCCCGCTTTAACTCTGCCACCGGCACTCGGCACAACACGCGACCGTTTATGCCGACGATCTCCAGCACCGGATCCTTGGTCACCAAGCCGATTTCGGCATACATCGAATCGACCATCCGCTCCTCAAAAGCGGTTTTATGCTCGGGCCGGACCGTGACCAGCAGCCGTCCCGGACTCTCGCTGAACAGTACGTAGTCGTTGCGCTCTACACCGTCGTAGGGCACCCGCGACAAGTACGCGCTGATGCCGTATCCGCCGGCGAAAGCCGTCTCGGCCAACGCCACGCCCAAACCGCCGTCGGACAGGTCGTGACACGAACGGACGATGTTGGCTCGCATGGCGTCGCGCAGACGCCGGTACATTTCGATCGCGTATTCCGGCTCCAACCGCGGCACTTTGTTGCCGATGTAACCCATCTCGCTGAAGAATTCCGAGCCGCCCAACTCATCCCGCGTATATCCAAGCAAGTACACGAGATCGCCGGGGTTTTTGGAGTCCATCGTCACGCATCGGCGCGCGTCAGGGATCCGTCCGATCACGGTAAACAACAGCGTCGGCGGCACCGAAATTTTCAGGTCGCCGACGTGGTAGTCGTTTTTCATGGAATCTTTGCCGGAGATGCACGGAATTCCGTAGATGCATGTGACGTCGTACAGCGCTTTGTTCGCCCGCACGAGTTGAGCAAGCTTGTGCTTGCCATCGGGAGTCTGGTCGGAATGCACCGGATCGGGCCAGCAGAAATTGTCGAGCCCGGCCATATGGTCCACATCGCCGCCCACGGCCACCGCGTTGCGTACCGCTTCGTCCACGGCGCAGGCCGCCATGTGGTAGGTGTCGATGTCGCTGTATTTCGGGCAGATCCCGTGGGCGATCACGACGCCTTCCATGCTATCCAGGTCGGGCCGCACGACCGCCGCGTCGGAGGGGCCGTCGTTCTTGATCCCCACCATCGGCTTCACGACGCTGCCGCCCTGCACTTCATGGTCGTACTGCCGGACGAAATACTCCTTGCTGCACACATTGAGCCGCCCGAGAACGCGCATTAACACGTGGGCCAAATCGCGGGGCACCGGCGGCCGTGGTTCGGGGTGCCGCACCGGTTTCCACACCGCATGCAATTTCATGGGCGGCAGGCCGTCATGCAAGAAGTCCATATCCAACAGGCCGACGGTTTCCTCGTTATAGAGCACGTGGAAAAGGCCGGTATCGGTAAATTCGCCCAACACCGTCGATTCCACATTGAACTTGGCGGAAAGATCGAGAAACGCTTGGACGTTGTGCGGCGGCACGGCGACGGTCATCCGCTCCTGAGCCTCGGAGATCAAAATCTCCCACGGATGCAAACCGGCGTACTTGAGCGGCGCCTTGGCCAAATCGATTTCGCAGCCGCCGGTATCTTGCGCCATCTCACCCACCGACGAGGACACCCCGCCCGCGCCGTTGTCGGTGATGCAAGAATACAAGCATGCGTCGCGCGCTTTAAGGAGAAAGTCGGTCATGCGTTTTTGGGTGATCGGATCGCCGATCTGCACCGCCGTCGCCGGGCTCTTTTCGTGCAATCCCTCAGACGAGAACGTCGCTCCGTGGATGCCGTCTTTGCCGATGCGGCCGCCCACCATAATGACGACGTCGCCCAAATTCGCCTTCTTGTACTCGCCGGGCCGGCCGCAGACCTCACGGGGCAGCAGGCCGCCCGTGCCGCAAAAGACCAAAGGCTTGCCGGCATAGCGATCGTCGAAGACCACCGAACCGTTGATGGTGGGAATGCCGGATTTGTTACCACCGTGTTCGACGCCCTCGCGCACTCCCTCGAGAACCCGCTTGGGGGGCAGCAAGCGCGGACCGAGCGGCTTGTCGAAAAACGGGCTCGCGAAACAAAACACGTCGGTATTGAGAATCAGCTTGGCGCCGGCGCCCGTACCGAAGGGGTCACGGTTTACGCCGACGATGCCGGTCAAGGCGCCGCCGTAAGGATCAAGGGCGCTGGGACTGTTGTGCGTTTCGACTTTCATGACCAGCGCAAAGCGGTCGTTGAACGCGATAACTCCGGCGTTGTCTTTGAAAACCGACAAACAGAAGTCTTTCGCGCCTTTCTTCTGCCGGATTTTTTCGGTGCTTCCCTTGATGAAGGTGTTGAAAAGCGACCGGATCGTCTCCCGCCGCTGACCTTCCTGGTAAACGATATCGGCGTTGAAAATCTTGTGCTTGCAGTGTTCCGACCAGGTTTGCGCCAACGCTTCGAGTTCCACGTCGGTCGGGTTCTTGCCCAAACCGTAGCGACGCCGCTGCTTGCGCACTTCCGGGCGGTCGAAATAGCCCGCAATTTCCTTCATCTCCTGGAGCGTTAGCGCCAAACAACGACGCTTGCTGAGGCGTTCGATTTTTTCGTCCGGTAAGTTGAGGCTGACGGTCTTGACTCGCGGCTCGACGTCGATTCTCACGCTCGGTACCACGGCCTTTAGGCCGCGGCGTTTATCAAACTTGCGATCGGAAACAATCGTCCAGCGCTGAATCAGTTCGTTGGCCAAGACGTCCTTAGCGATACGCTCGGCTTCGGCGGCGGTCAATTCGCCTCGGATCAAATATTGGCGGCTCGTGTAGACACCTTCATGAGACCGAAACTTGACGCCCTCGGCCGTGACGATCGCTTCCCGCGCCGTACGACCCACGTTGTCGGTGACGCCAGGCCGGAAACCGACTTCAATCAGCCAATCCCACTTGAGCCCGAGCGCCGCCGGCTTGCCTACGAAAGCCTCTTCAATCACCGTATCGGTGAAACAGATCTTGGCCAACTTCTTGAGAACCTTGGACGTCAAGCGACGGTCAATTGTGTACACCTCCACGGTGCGCACACCCTCGACGTTGAGGCCGAGGTCTTCCCGAATTTGACGGGCCGTTTTGCCGCCGATCACGTCGTTGAACTGCGGCTTGAGGCGAACTTCAATACGATGGGCCATTCAAGCAAATCCTTCTTCAGACAGCCGTTTCTCAGCCGGCCCAAGGGGTTGACATCACGACTTTTTTGTGCCGATCCCCAGCGCCCGCGATACTATAACAGAGAAAAAACCCAGGTCAACAAAAAATTTATGCAACCGTACTATAGGATTGAGATTTGATTTACTTTCCCGAATACAATCAACCATTTACATTGTAGTTGTTTAGTATTTACACCATTAGATAATTGTTTTTGAGTCGGGGTTGACAGCCCTCTTTCCCGCCGACGCCGCTCGAGCGGGCATTTGACACCGGGGCCGCGGTGACGCTGCCCCTCACGGCATTGCCTCTTTCGGGAAAAAATACGAATACGCCGCCCCTGGCGACCCCGCCTATTCACCGAATCCTGTGATCGATGAAGGGCGAATTATCTTCAAGACAAAAAAGGCACCGACCTTCCGGCCGGCGCCTTCGTTTTACGCCACGTTCGTTTAGCAGCCTGCGAGGGCATCGCTCAGGACGTTGACGCAGCCCAGCGCGCCGTCGAGCAATGAACCGAAATCGCTGCAATCCAGATCCTGGAGGCAATCCAGGTAAGCGTTGGCAGCGGCTTCGACACAGCCGTCGCCGAGGGCGTAATCGCCGAACGAGCTGCAATATGTATCAGCACCGAGGCTGGTTCCGAAACACGATTCGTACCAGTCTTGGCATTCCGAAGTCAGCCCCCCGGCATCGTCATCGCCGGTGGCGTCGTCGTCGCCGGCCGCGTCGTCGTCGTCGTCATCGTCGTCGCCGCACGCCGTCATCACCGTCAAGGACAAGGACAACACGGCGATCAACATGAAAATATAGAACAAATTCCGTTTCATTAGAGCATCCTCCTTAGTTTCGAAATCGGGTCCCCTCGATGGGTGATTCGGACAAGATAACCGAATATCGGTCGCGATCAAGTCCTGGCTGTCACTTTCCCGCCACGGTCAATTTGGCAAAACGGATGGAGGGTGCGCCGGTAGCTCCACGCCAGTCCATATCCTCGCCCACCGCGTCGATTTCCCGCAGCATTTCGATCATGTTGCCGCCGACGGTAATTTCTTGTACCGGGTGGGTCAATTCGCCGTTTTCAATGAGTATTCCGTTCGCCCCGCGAGAGTACTCGCCGTTGACCGTATTGGCGCCGCGGCCCATCATGTCGGTGATCAACAAGCCCTTCTTGATCCCCTTGAACATGTCGGCCACCGGTGTTTTACCCGGCTCGAGGAAAAAGTTCGTCGTGCCGATGCCCGGCAGCGAACTGTATTCTCGCGAGGCCGTGCCGGTCGGTTTCGCACCCGCCTTGTTAGCCGTGTAGGTGTCGTAAATGTACTGCTTGAGCACGCCGCGACCTACCAGCAGCTTGCGCTCGGTCGTCAATCCTTCGCCGTCAAAGGGGCAACTACCGGTACGCCGGTCGAGCGTCCCGTCGTCGACGATGGTAATCAGTTCCGAGGCCACCTGCTCGCCGAGGCGGTCGAGCAAGAAGCTGCTCTTTTTGTAAATCATGTCGCCGTTGATCGCGCCGAGCAGACCGCGGATGAAGCTCTTGGTCATGGCCGGTTCGAAGATGATCGGCATCTCCCCGGATTCGATTTTGCGCGCGCCCAGCATGCGAGCGGCGCGGTTGACGGCTTGCCGGGCCACGGATTCCGGATCGTCGAGATCCGCCAGATGCGTGGCGAAATCAGACCACCAAGCCGACTGCTTTTGGTCGTCCTGCTCGCCGACCACGACGGAGTACAGCCAAGCGTAGGTTTTCTCACTGGTTCCCGAAAACCCCTCGCTATTGACCAGGGCCGTGCGCTGCACGTAGCTGCCCGCGCCCGCGTCTTCCACCTTCTTGACTCGCGGATCGCCGGCCAGGGAAGCTTTTTCGATCTCGATCGCCCACTTGGCCAACTCTTCGTTGGTGAGGGCCTCGACGCGCGGATCGAACACGTCGGGCAGGCGTTTAACGGGAGCGATCAACTCGCTGGGCGGAAGGCCGTTGTTCTTGTCGTCGGCGGTGTTGGCGGCGATCGCCAAAACCTGCTCGGCCAAGCGCGCCAATCCGTCGTCGCTCAGATCCGAGGTGTAACCAAACCCCAGACGGTTATCCTTAAAAACGCGCAGCCCCAGGCCGGTGCTGGTAGCTTGTTTGAGGTTCTCGACCGCGCCGTCGCGCGCGGTGATTTCGGCTTCCCGTCCCCATTCGTAGTAGGCGTCGACCTGGTCGGCCCCGGCCTTCTTCACGTTGGCGACGAGTTTTTGAATGCGACTTAGTTCTTTCTTTGTCATCGTCTCGCCCTCCTAGGCCTTGGACCCGCCGACGGTCATGTTGTCGATCCGAAGGTGGGGAAGGCCAACGCCGACCGGAACCGATTGGCCGTTCTTGCCGCACGTTCCGATACCCGGATCGAGTTCGGCGTCGTTCGCCACCATCGTCACCTGCTCCAGCGCTTTGGGCCCGATACCCACCAGCGTCACGCCTTTGAGCGGAGCGGTCACCTTGCCGCCTTCGATTTTGTAGGCCTCGGAGACCTCAAACACGAACTGGCCGTTGGCAATGTCGACCTGCCCGCCGCCGAACATTTTGCAGTAAATGCCTTTATCGACCGACGCGATGACATCTTCCTTCGTGTGCGGACCGGGCGCCAAAAACGTGTTGGACATCCGCGGCATCGGGAAATGCCGGAAGCTTTCGCGCCGGCCGCTGCCGGTGGACTCAGTGCCCATCAGCTTGGCGTTGAGGCGATCGGCCATGTAGCCTCGCAGAACGCCCTTTTCGATCAGCACCTTGCGCTGCGGACGACCGCCTTCGTCGTCCACATTGAACGAGCCGCGCCCATTGGGAATCGTGGCGTCGTCAATCACGGTGCAATGCTCGCTGGCAACCGTCTGCCCGATACGGCCGGTGTAGAGGCTGGTGCCTTTGCGATTGAAATCGGCTTCGAGGCCGTGGCCAATCGCTTCGTGCAAAAGGATCCCGCTCCAACCACTGGCCAGCACGACGGTTTGCTCGCCGGCTTCGACTTCTGCGGCGCCAAGCGTCGCCACCGCCGAAGTGGCCGCGACGCGCCCGACCATTTCCGGATCGAAATCACGATAAAACTCGAGCCCCACCCGACCGCCGCCGCCGTAAAAGCCGGTGCGCCGATCCTCGCCGTCGCTGGCGATGACGTATGCCGACAGTCTGGCCATCACATCGTGGTCCTCCACGAGCAGACCGTCGGTATTGGCGATCAATTTGTACTTGGCGGTGTCGATGAACCGGCCCATCACTTGAATCACCCGTTTATCGACACCCCGCGCGGCGGCGTTCATGGCGTTGAGTATATCGACTTTGCTCTTCACCGGCGTCTGCGCGATGTTGATTTTGATCGGCGACAGCGACGCGGCC
This genomic window from Candidatus Lernaella stagnicola contains:
- a CDS encoding AIR synthase-related protein — encoded protein: MAHRIEVRLKPQFNDVIGGKTARQIREDLGLNVEGVRTVEVYTIDRRLTSKVLKKLAKICFTDTVIEEAFVGKPAALGLKWDWLIEVGFRPGVTDNVGRTAREAIVTAEGVKFRSHEGVYTSRQYLIRGELTAAEAERIAKDVLANELIQRWTIVSDRKFDKRRGLKAVVPSVRIDVEPRVKTVSLNLPDEKIERLSKRRCLALTLQEMKEIAGYFDRPEVRKQRRRYGLGKNPTDVELEALAQTWSEHCKHKIFNADIVYQEGQRRETIRSLFNTFIKGSTEKIRQKKGAKDFCLSVFKDNAGVIAFNDRFALVMKVETHNSPSALDPYGGALTGIVGVNRDPFGTGAGAKLILNTDVFCFASPFFDKPLGPRLLPPKRVLEGVREGVEHGGNKSGIPTINGSVVFDDRYAGKPLVFCGTGGLLPREVCGRPGEYKKANLGDVVIMVGGRIGKDGIHGATFSSEGLHEKSPATAVQIGDPITQKRMTDFLLKARDACLYSCITDNGAGGVSSSVGEMAQDTGGCEIDLAKAPLKYAGLHPWEILISEAQERMTVAVPPHNVQAFLDLSAKFNVESTVLGEFTDTGLFHVLYNEETVGLLDMDFLHDGLPPMKLHAVWKPVRHPEPRPPVPRDLAHVLMRVLGRLNVCSKEYFVRQYDHEVQGGSVVKPMVGIKNDGPSDAAVVRPDLDSMEGVVIAHGICPKYSDIDTYHMAACAVDEAVRNAVAVGGDVDHMAGLDNFCWPDPVHSDQTPDGKHKLAQLVRANKALYDVTCIYGIPCISGKDSMKNDYHVGDLKISVPPTLLFTVIGRIPDARRCVTMDSKNPGDLVYLLGYTRDELGGSEFFSEMGYIGNKVPRLEPEYAIEMYRRLRDAMRANIVRSCHDLSDGGLGVALAETAFAGGYGISAYLSRVPYDGVERNDYVLFSESPGRLLVTVRPEHKTAFEERMVDSMYAEIGLVTKDPVLEIVGINGRVLCRVPVAELKRAWQRTLDF
- a CDS encoding TldD/PmbA family protein, with the translated sequence MTKKELSRIQKLVANVKKAGADQVDAYYEWGREAEITARDGAVENLKQATSTGLGLRVFKDNRLGFGYTSDLSDDGLARLAEQVLAIAANTADDKNNGLPPSELIAPVKRLPDVFDPRVEALTNEELAKWAIEIEKASLAGDPRVKKVEDAGAGSYVQRTALVNSEGFSGTSEKTYAWLYSVVVGEQDDQKQSAWWSDFATHLADLDDPESVARQAVNRAARMLGARKIESGEMPIIFEPAMTKSFIRGLLGAINGDMIYKKSSFLLDRLGEQVASELITIVDDGTLDRRTGSCPFDGEGLTTERKLLVGRGVLKQYIYDTYTANKAGAKPTGTASREYSSLPGIGTTNFFLEPGKTPVADMFKGIKKGLLITDMMGRGANTVNGEYSRGANGILIENGELTHPVQEITVGGNMIEMLREIDAVGEDMDWRGATGAPSIRFAKLTVAGK
- a CDS encoding TldD/PmbA family protein, translated to MNFWKLDRREFLHTMAAAGALAGVGPGAARVALAGNVTFGGLPLDEELITKLLSKAMSRGGEFAEVFVEDGIGTNVSLDEDKIRSATVGHSRGVGIRVISGIKVGYAYSDDFSPAALLRTADAAAMIAAGKGSWKPRPLDARMAASLSPIKINIAQTPVKSKVDILNAMNAAARGVDKRVIQVMGRFIDTAKYKLIANTDGLLVEDHDVMARLSAYVIASDGEDRRTGFYGGGGRVGLEFYRDFDPEMVGRVAATSAVATLGAAEVEAGEQTVVLASGWSGILLHEAIGHGLEADFNRKGTSLYTGRIGQTVASEHCTVIDDATIPNGRGSFNVDDEGGRPQRKVLIEKGVLRGYMADRLNAKLMGTESTGSGRRESFRHFPMPRMSNTFLAPGPHTKEDVIASVDKGIYCKMFGGGQVDIANGQFVFEVSEAYKIEGGKVTAPLKGVTLVGIGPKALEQVTMVANDAELDPGIGTCGKNGQSVPVGVGLPHLRIDNMTVGGSKA